Sequence from the Helianthus annuus cultivar XRQ/B chromosome 13, HanXRQr2.0-SUNRISE, whole genome shotgun sequence genome:
ACACTTTCTTCCATGAAGCTTCATCTTCTTTTGTGTTCAGTGATTTCCCAAGTGCGATCAATGCCAAAGGCAATCCATCACATTTTTTCACAATGTCATCAGCATATGGCTTAAGTCACTACTAGAAAAGGGGACAATTTGCTACAGAAATTTCCTACACAATTTTTTTCGTCACAGATTACAACACCTTTATGacgaatttcctacaaaaaaaaatttcatgaTTTTGTTACAAATTTTCGATGCATCCATGACGAAaaacaagaaaaccctaattaattgacacttgcgtcacaaatctgtcagaaataacctacaaaaggttaattattattctttaccgaataaatatttacatAAGCCTAATAAATAAGGGAAAATAATATCGTTTCCTACAAATTTGTGACGcaaaataagaaaaccctaattaattgacagttgcgtTACAAATCTGTCATAAATTATATCGTTTCCTACACATTTATGacgaaatatttattttttaattaacttAAACCATCCGTCGGAATTTCGTCACAACTTGTGACAAGTTTCCTacaaaaaataagaaaaccctttttaattgacagttgcgtcacAAATCTGTCACAAATAATCTACAAAAGGATAATTATAATTGTTaaccaaataaatattaacatatGCAAAATAAATAAGGGAAAATGATAGCATTTTTTCTACACAATAAtgacaaaatatttatttattaattaaataaatcaTCCGTCGGGATTGCGTCACAACTTGTGACACATTTCTGACAAATATCCTTGTATCAATACAATTTCctacgcatttatgacaaaaTGCTTAAATCTATTGCAAATTGTCAAAAAGGCGTAGGAAACAATCCATGTATCAATACAATTTCCTACGGATTTATGACAAAATATAGATTCAGAAATacttagattatattttaatgtttaatcaGCACTATTATTAATTATTGTGTAGGAAATGTGTAACAACTTGCTACGtatttgtgatggaaaatttattgcgtaggaaatgtgtagtAACTTGCTACGAGTTTATGAcgaaatatttattattatacttagattatattttaatgtttaatcaGCATTGTTATTAATTATTGCATAGGAAAtatgtagcaacttgctacgcatttgtgatggaaaacttattgcgtaggaaatgtgtagcaacttgctacgcatttgtgatggaaaatttattaccatatttaaatatttaactaGTGCCCTTACACGTGGCCTAATAACCCATACTTTAACCTTCTAAATTTAAACTTGAATTGAAAAAATAtttaaatgtttgaaaatgttgcacgttatgtcctttaggtgCGGTGACGGCAGTTGATTTGGGTTCGACGGCGCTCGTGATGACGGGTGAAGGTGAAGGTGAAGGGGTGGATGTGGTGGTGGGTtagtgtgacaaccggtaatttacgcttTTAATTACGCGATTAATAGATGTTTAAAACGATAAGAAATGGTGTTTATGATGCAAACTAACTTAATTAGGCCCTTGGAGTGCTTAGGAACGTCTATTCGACTTTACAGTGCACATATGACGATCTGCGAAAAATCTGCGAAATATTAAACGATAACGAACTGTGAATCGAAATTTCTTACGCCTAATGCATGAAGAGCAAACAAGGACAGAGCATCATCATATGGCAGGCTCCCCAGCTGCTTGATTAGAGGTTTGTAACCCAGATTTTTGAGCAATTTATCCTTCTCTGTAGTTATGACGATTTTACTTCCTGGGGCACATGTATAAAATGGCCCGACGAGGGTTTCCCAATCCCGATGACTCTCACTCCACACATCATCTAACACCAATAAAAATCTTTTTCCTATTAGTTTATCTTTAAGAACTTCTTGAAGTTTATTAAAATTTCTAGGTGCCTTGGTTGCCTCACCTCCCACGGCCTCAAAGATCTCTTGGCTTATACGAATAATATCAAACTCACCGGAGACCTGAACCCACGCCATATTGGGTGCAAAGTGATTCTGGACTTGTTTTTCGTTATACAAAAAATTAGCAAGATTCGTTTTACCAACCCCGGCCATACCAACTATGGGAACAATGCTAAAGTTTTGATCAGATGGATCATCCACCAATAACTTTTGGACAAATTCAGCTTTCTCTGCTGTCCGTCCAACAGTAGTAGATGGATTGGCAGCACAGGTATGTAAGCCTATATTAGCATTGTTATTTTGTGGCCTAGTTTCCTCTTTCACTCTCAAATCAAGATCATTTCTCTGCCTAACTAGATGTTCTAATCTGGCGTTAATCTGACGTAACTTAACATGCATCTTAGTACATGATGAGAAATTTGTGCAACAAGTAGGGATCAGCTTTTTTCTTACCTTGTTGGTGATGTCTTCTGAGTCGTGAGTGAACTTACGCTGCATGGCTTCGGTCAGCCAACCATCGAAGACGTCATCTATGTCATAGGCCAAATGCTGGAGATGTTTCAGCCATGGCTTCACAGCTGGATTGGTTGTCTTCATCTGAGAAGCCTGAGTAAGCACACCTTGGATTAGTTCCAGCCATTCCTTACATTTCTCGATCTCAGCCTCAAGTCCCTCGTAGCGAGCAAGTTCCTTCAAAGCTGCAGACGCCAGCTTCTCAAAGAGCACAGGGAGCAGGGCAGCGAGCACGAGTTCAGCCATTGATTATGGTGGTGAGATTGTGGATGAAATTGGTGTTGATGAAAtgggttgtgaagaagaagaTCGAGCTGTTTTATATACTGAGTGGTCCCCCCATACATGACACTCTTCTTTTTATTTTCCAACTTCTTGTGTATATTTTTATACCATGTTTTGTTGAATCAAATGTAGCGTAAATTAGAGGTTAAGTTATTGTACAGAGGCTCTTaattgtaaaaaatataaaaaggctTTATAGAGTCACAAATGTCCAATAAACTAAAATCTAAACTCACTAtaccaccacccaaaacctaaacccccccgcTCTCTcagcaaatttttttttttttttttttgtaggtgATGGGAGGGGTTAAGTTTTTGGAGTGTATTTTTTTTAGAAGCCtttttacacttcttattttAAATAAGCATTTGTATTTGATACTAATCCACCCAAATTAAGATTAACTTTTCATTTGTTTGCTAGCTTCAAATTACAATTTTTTTTCACGCAATTTATGACTTGATTTGGGAAAGActtgttgatcagttctgtttaaacataatggaaaacatgaataacatacctgttacagcagacaggccagcagagaacccagtcagagatgcagccattgagtttgacatacttgtcaggatgatctggttcctccttagggtgtaagattaagatggtgatgaaaccgaaacaAGGGAAGGATTCGGTCATGGAGAGAGAGACGAAAATTGATGTTATGTGTTGTTAGGGTTTTTGTAATTgtctaacccttaaactctctaataaactccttatatatacacacaagaggaaacctaattagttaataagggtaatatgatccatcaacaattaccaactaattattaataggttattaatatattttgatctatataatataaatgattataaaggctacaagattaaatattataacaattatatatttaatctcacattctcccacttaggcgagtaatcatttatcatgagtattaaatgagcctggccaggagttaacactcattttagccttaaacgaagaactatagcagagaaatacagccgctgaatcatcattcgactcaggacccccattagtcataccaTAGcttcaatttaaaacctaatagttatgatcaaaatacgcataagccctttagcgtctgatttgtatttatatttgtctatatgtcattacaccggcagaacatatgttagagacatacaaaatcaaactaaggaaattttattaattaaaacataagctagtacattatgccattaaataaggtctttagtaagtcccatattcgatacatgttcttcgaaaactttaggtgggagacctttagtcatcggatccgcaagcatatctttagtactaatatactcaatacaaatattattttcctcaactcattcacgtacgaacaaatattttgtatcgagatataaatcAGCtgcagtcgaactgttactgtttgagaaactaacggcagctgagttatcacagtaaagcttcaatggtctagaaatggaattaaggATTCTGAGTCCAGTGATCAGCTTTCTAAGCAACAGTCCATGATAGGTTGCGTTGTAAACaacaatgtattctgccatcattgtgaAAGTTGTGGTTAACTGTTGTTTATAACTCTTCCATGAaataggtccgcctgctaacataaagatgtagcccgaagtggaattcttgtcatctttgaatttggaaaagtcagaatcagaataacctaccacttctaagtgatcacttcttctataagtcagtttatagtctttcgtcccttgcagatatctaagGACCTTCTTAGCTGTTTTCCAGTgctctaggccaggattagtctgataacggcctagcattccagcaatataagttatatctgggcgagtacagacttgagcatacatcaggctcccgactactgacgcgtcaGGTATCTGGcacatttgctccttttcaacctctattgtcggacactggaatgaaccgaaaacaactcccttaactactggagagactgagggtttgcactgttgcatgttgtaacgtgtaaggacacgatctatgtaagtcttctgagacaatcctaagatccctttatgtctatctcggtgaattttgatgccaatgacgtaagaagcatctcggagatccttcatgtcgaagttatgcgagagtaaccgcttcgactcatgcaacatgtctaaactattacttgccaatagaatatcatctacgtaaaggataagtatagtaaagttactcccactcatattgaggtaggtgcattgatccacttgattcttcgtAAAACCTTatctcttcatgacttcatcaaacttgaggtaccattgacCTGATGCTTGTTTTAATctgtaaatggatttcttcaacttacagactagatgctccttaccttcaggtttaaagccttcaggttgtttcatgtaaacatcttcctctaagtctccgttaaggaaagcagttttaacatccatctgatgcagctccaAATCAAAATGAGCTCCTAGGGCCATAATGATctttaatgaatctttacgagagacaggtgaaaacgtctcttgataatcaattccctctttctgagtgtagccctttgcaaccaatctcgctttatagcgttcaacgttcccatttagatccagttttgttttgaacacccatttacatcctacAGGTTtaacaccgttgggtaattctaccaaatccaaAACGTCATTTtccttcatggattcaagctcatcaatcatcgctttgttccattcagaagactggtcactgctaatggcttcattataagaggtaggatcattgagctttccagcatccatttcagtcaggtaggtaacataatcatcccaattagtaggcctagatgacctcctgggTTGATTATCaagttcagcgttgtcttggttttgagcgtttgatgtggcttcgttatgaggtataatAGGTTCTGATTGTGGGGATGAAATTTGTGCAGTAGCTTCAAGTGCAGTTGTTGcatgggtacaagaggagtaaacggagtaatggtaagcgacgagtctccccccccccctgcgtcttgtacttcttgcaattcttcgtaaggattggtactgctcccactgatcttgaaatcctccaggaacgcaacacgcttggtttcaacaatacaggtgacatgggaaggacaataatggtaaattagtgttggctaacatattGTGCACCAagttcataagggtacgatttcttcgttcaacgacaccgttctgctgaggtgtaccaggcatggtgtattggtttacaatcccctggcccttacaaaactcataaaatggaccaggagcttaacccacatcagtatgtcttccataatattcactgCCTCTATCTGAtttcacaactttaatctgacaacctaattgcttttcaactttagctttataatctttaaagttgtaagagattcagacttttccttaatgagatacaagtacatgtaacgagaataatcatcaatgaaagtgataaatgaaggatgtcctgttatgccagcgatttggtagggaccactaatgtcagtatgAACGAGTTCTAATatattagagctcctagtggcacctttcttattcgctaatgttaTTTTGCcattaagacatttgacacatgttccaaaatcagtgaaatcgagaggaggtaagacttcatcctttacgaaaCGATTTAATcattctcttgagatgtggcctaaatgttgatgccacaacagagatgaagtctctaagtctcgattatgtttcatctttgtgagtgattcactaatattatatgacaacaaagatttggaaaaattatcatctagttctaatgtatagagaccaccatccagaatgccagtaccataaacaacggaatcatagagaatagagagtttgcgatgaccatgggaaacaacaAAACCTTCCATGTccaactttggtcctgatacaaggttccgagttaccttaggaacatataaggtattgatgaatgcaaaatgcaacatataaattacatcaattgtgacataaaacaaacttttttttagtactaatgttggaaaaagtgtgcttttgtcttccttttgtattttcaggattaaatgagctcaaataaacaaaagaagcaaaaaggcagctaaatctaacataaatacaagaaaaggaataagcGTGGCATGCCCAAACCCTCAACAGCATcatcccaagcaaaaacaagaaacagaaggctgaacacgccccgtgctcaatgagcacgagggcgtgcccaagtgtttgcagaaaagaaaaagttgtagaagcttctatcacccaccacgagggcgtgcccagcggacacgtgGCCGTGGTCAATTCTAAGATTCGCataatctagggaaatcttgatagtacagatatgcttctgcacacggagccgtgcccagaggacacgggggcgtggtcaactaatgcaaacaaactgcaattaatgaagaaagagaagatggatggacacggggccgtgcccaatggaaacagggccgtgtccgggcttctatgcaggctataaatagggatgcttggctcacttgcaaatcatcccttggcaaaccacctctctcacacttcacccacactccaccaccactacaacaccatcatccaccaccatcatccatcatccatcatagagtgtgtgtagtagtctcaggatccaagattgatcgtcagagttcttgacaatcaaaggccatgtttgcctaagtctcttacaccacttggtgaagacaagcatttaatgtaatactttttatttttaatcttttcgcactttttatttggttatgtattaatgactttaataacaagtttcttatgttgaaggtgagtcttccttatcatttgtctgtggtgtcgtggcgttattttactgtctatataaaataaaagatttacaccattcatatctttacgtatatatggagatatgttggctacctagtcgggggttaagagaatggtttggtaagactcttgccttgttcagtgtatagatcctgcaaggacctgggtcaagcttagtaggatctccttcaatacccactggtattggatggcgggggtccgaatttcttgatcccctcatatgtaaactactattaatatattaacccggctacttaggactgtatccttgctgactcagactacttagccgagggtaacgtcaccttcaaaagagggacctaccacattacgcattaataacttaattaattatctttcaataatccgaactttaggattgtatccttgctgactcaaactactgggttgagggtaacgtcaccttcaaaagaggggcctactacaataactaagataatcttttaaaaagtgcaaaagtgcgaaaataatcaaaggttagtcggatccaagtgattcatcttgtctatctgtttttgttttattttatttttatttttagcattttagtttttattttctactttaaaacctttttctaaatttttgatttgattagacgttgaggacaggataaaccggtattaaaagctcttgtgtccttggacgacctcggtatcttaccaacactatactacgctcacgatgggtgcacttgcccatatgtgtgtttggtgctagtaaatatcatgttttatatatttaaaacttgactaaagtggttaaaaagggctaaaaatatacataaaaatatataacaccacatacgcatcaagtttttggcgccatttccggggacacaaggattttaagaaagcttaaaatcaacggcctaatcgttttttcttaTCTttctattttttaggatttttcttaatttttcagtttctgcagagctcagcatgggtcgtgcctggtcggacacaggccgtgcccagcattgttactggcagtatttttattttccgagttacagagagctgagcacggggtcgtgtcggtgcaacacggggccgtgtcgaactccccagtaacagggatccggaaaacaattactgtatctccgaccacgggtcgtgttcatttgagcacggggccgtggtgaaccttctgaccaactttcttttttgttttgattgcaggacttggaacccaggcgccACACCTGAAccctctacgtagtgtatgagctccagttctagcaGAGACATAAAAGAGcctctagacgaacccgaacgctttctaagaaaaaatcgtaaagctaaaaaccaagagaaagtttcggggggcCTACTTCCGATGGCGGACCAAcataccctcatggattacctacggcccaccgtaggtaatcttaGCGttgctatcaatgcaccgaatgtcgatgccaacaacttcgaacttcggccgcatttgatccaaatgctccaaaattccgcaaccttccacgggcttgcggatgAAGATCCCCATTTGCATATTACAAACTTTTTGGAAacatgtgatacctttcggatcaactGAGCCTCAAATGACGCCGTCcaccttcgaatgtttccattttcgtTAAAAGACCGggctaaggcttggcttaatgccctcccagttggctcggtaaacagctgggatgaactagcccaaaagtttttatataagtatttccctcctgctaaaacggctaaattaatgactgaaattaatacatactcacaagaagatggggaatccttatatgaaacttgggaaaggttcaaggagctactaagaaagtgtcctcatcatggtcttgcggtttggcaacaagtatccactttctacaatggattgttgccacacacaagacaaacacttgattctagctccgggggacttttaggtaatcgtcgcccaaatgaaatttataatcaaattgaggaaattgctcaaaccaattttcagtggcacactccacgaggcaataaatctattgccctgggcgcccataaggttgacgaaagcacttctttacaagcccaaatcgaggccctttcttaaaaaatcaaaaagttagaaatggcaaaaacggcctcggttatggcttgtgaagggtgtggtgggccacatgaaaattggagttgtatgaaagaattGGATGATCAAATAGAAACGGTAAACTACTTTGATAATGGAACTAGGCCGCCGGATCCTCCAACggggacctacaaccaaggatggcgtaaccaccctaaccttggttggagagaacccagcaatagtagtaaccaacaaaatttaaaccaacgaacaaactttcagcaaccaagaaacAAGTctcaaaatttctctcaacaacaagggggacgagagaggcttgaagataccgtatctcgcctcatctccgacaccgaaaagaaaaacccggatcgatttcaacaattggaatcgaattttagaaatcaacaagctagtattcaaaacattgaaaaatagttaagtcaaatagctcaaaatttctctgagagaccacaaggcgcgttaccaagtaataccgaaaccaacccaaaggcacaagtacatctcatcacactgagaaaccgtaccgtgggtcccgaAGACGCCCCATTGCCTTCAACTGAAACGAGCCGGTCTAGCCAGTCCACAACTTCGCCAACGCTCCAACAAGAGACGGCTCCTACACCAAATTAAGAGCCAACCAAGAATCCTCTAATTCCATACCCCGGTCGGCTAATCcgtcaaaagaccgatgagcaattcacaaAGTTCGAAAaattgctaaaacaattgcacgTTAATATTCCATTTATTGAAGTCCTAACctaaatgcctaaatattcaaaatttatgagggacttcctcactaacaaaaggaaaattgaatcattgcacttagttaatttaagcgaagaatgctccgccttgctactcaacaaactcccgcaaaagaagatcgatcctggaagcttcacaatCTTTTGTTCGATTGGGGAATCCCCCAttcgcaatgcactagccgacctcggggctagcataaacctcatgcccgcatcaatgttcaaccgactaggcctaggaaaaacaagccctacaaaaatgagcatacaactcgccaaTAGGTCCGTAAAATATCCACAAGGTACCGCTGAAAATCTATTAGTCAAAGTCGGCGAATTCGTTTTCCTAGCCGAGTtagtcatactagatatggaggaagataccgaagtaccactcatctTGGGAAGACCCTTCCTAGCTACGGCCAACGCAGTAGTAGAcatgaatggtggaacactaacaTTGAGGATTGGAAACAAGGAAATGAAGCTCGGAGTTGGAAAGAGGGtagaagacgacgacccggtcaattacatgaaggtcatagactcaagtttggatgatgctctctgacagtgcaacatgggatgcaacaCATCCCACTTGGGTAATATATGACTGGCTTTGGGTcaagccaaggacccttataaacgtggcgcaccatggaggcattctgtggaactatccttagtttagcttagattaatttttatgttttctagtctagttttaattttcaggaataaaacacactcaggatggtggaggataccaagggaaacttgaaccagcaccccatgcacaaaaacagagcctcccgacagtttttcttcgttacagcaagttcagcacgggtcgtgcccacccaacacggccccgtgctgcacaatctgcaggaaatcgcccagttcaggtaactggacacggggcgttttcgctgaacacgcccccgtgcccaggctctGTTTCTTTTTAAAAGATT
This genomic interval carries:
- the LOC110902036 gene encoding putative disease resistance RPP13-like protein 1 encodes the protein MAELVLAALLPVLFEKLASAALKELARYEGLEAEIEKCKEWLELIQGVLTQASQMKTTNPAVKPWLKHLQHLAYDIDDVFDGWLTEAMQRKFTHDSEDITNKVRKKLIPTCCTNFSSCTKMHVKLRQINARLEHLVRQRNDLDLRVKEETRPQNNNANIGLHTCAANPSTTVGRTAEKAEFVQKLLVDDPSDQNFSIVPIVGMAGVGKTNLANFLYNEKQVQNHFAPNMAWVQVSGEFDIIRISQEIFEAVGGEATKAPRNFNKLQEVLKDKLIGKRFLLVLDDVWSESHRDWETLVGPFYTCAPGSKIVITTEKDKLLKNLGYKPLIKQLGSLPYDDALSLFALHALGVRNFDSQFVIV